The Deltaproteobacteria bacterium sequence TCGGGCCGGACGGCCGACGAGCTCGTTTCAACTGGATGCGCGAGCGCTTCCCGAGGACGGCCGGGTCCTCGTGCGCCGCGGCGGTCGTCCGTTTCTCGCGACCCGCGTGCGGGGGCGCGCGCGGGTCGAGCTGCCGCAGGACGGGGCGTCGTACGTCGCCAGCGCGCTCCTTCCGGGGGCGGCGGAAGGCTCTACCGTCGCGCTCTCCGCCTCGCGCGAGGTGCGCCTGAAGGTCCCGCGGCGCGGCGCGCTCGCCCTGCGCGTCGTGGACGAGCGCGGCGAGCCGTTACCGGCCAAGGTGCGCCTCGAGGGCCTCGGCGGCACCCCCGACCCGGACTTCGGCAACGCGGGCGGCCTGACCGCGGGGGCGTCGATCTACAGCCTCGGGGCGCGCGAGGTCCGGCTGGCCCCGGGTCGCTACCGTGCGACGGCCAGCCGGGGTCCCGAGTACGGCGTCGCGCAGCTCGCGGTGCAGGTGCGGGCCGACGGCACCACGCCGCTCCGGCTCGCGTTGCGCAAGCTCGTTCCGACCCCCGGGTGGATCGCTGCCGACCTGCACGTGCACTCGGCGGCCAGCTTCGATTCGCCCGATGGGCTCGACGAGCGCCTCGTCTCGGCCGCCGCCGTGGGGCTCGAGCTCCTCGTGGCCACGGACCACAACACCGTGACCGACTACGCGCGGCTGCCCGACCGGGCCCGGACGGCGCCCTGGGTGCAGGCGGTGCCCGGGCAGGAGGTCACGACGGAAGGCTACCTCTTCGGTCACTTCAACATCTGGCCGCTCCCCGACGGACGGCCCCTCGAGTGGGTGCACACGCGACCCGCGCAGCTCTTCGCCGAGGCGCGGCGCCGCGGCCCCTCGGTGCTCGTGCAGGTGAACCATCCCCGCATGGGGAGCATCGGTTACTTCGACCAGCTCGGGCTGGACCCGACGACGGGCCGCGCCACCTCGCCGGAGTACCGCGCCGACTTCGAACTGCTCGAGGTCTTCAACGGAGACGACCTCGATCAGCCCGCCGCCCTCGAGCGCGTCGTGTCGGACTGGTTCGCACTCTTGAACCTGGGGCGGCGCTACGTGGCCACCGCCGGCTCCGACGCGCATCGCCTCCCGGTGCAGGATCCCGGCACACCCCGCACGTTCATCCACTGGCAGCTCGACGCGCGCGAGGATGACGACGCCGTACGAGCCCGGCCCGCGCAGGTCGCGAGCGCGCTCAAGGCGGGGCGCGCGACCCTGACCAGCGGGCCCGTGGTGCACTTCTCCGTCGGGGGAAAACCGCTCGGCGCTCTCGTCCCACTGCCGAAGGGCGGCGTTCCGGCGCTGGTCGAGATCTACGCCCCCCCGCAGCAGGAGCTCCAGCGCGCGGAGCTCGTGGCCAACGGCCGGATCGAGCAGCGCTTCGCGATGGCGGCGGGTCGCTCCTTGCGCCTCAGGCAGCGCCTCGTGCTCCGCCCCGCCAAGGACACCTGGTACGTGCTGCGCGTCGCGGGGGCGTCGGCCGACCCGACCCAGCGTCCACGCCCCGTCCGCCCCTTCGCCCTCACGAACCCCATCTGGGTGGATGCCGACGGGGACGGGCGCTTCACCCCGCCGGGCTCGTAGGGCAGAACAGCCTGGCGCATTCCGGCCCACCGTCGCCGCCCCGCGTCGAGAGACTCAAGTTCGCCCCGGTGCGACCGATGTAGTATGGCGTGATGGTGCGGCTACCGTTGGCCTCTGTGGTTCGAGCGCTCCTCTGCGCGGCGCTCGTGGCAGCTCCAGCTCTCCTCGGTGCAGGCTGCGTCGGGGGGCGGTGTCCTCCGGGTACCGTCTACACCGAGGGAGGCTGCTTTCCGGAGCAGAAGGCCGGCGACGGCGGCCTCCGCGACCGGGGTCTTCCGGCCGACGGCCGGCGTGACGGCCGGTCCGACGGCGGGCCGCTCGAGGATCACCTGGGCCAGACCTGCACGCAGCACTTCCAGTGCGTGGGCAAGGCCGACTTCTGCATGGCCCTGCAAGGCCAGGCCAGTGGGTATTGCACATACCAGGGGTGCAGCACCGCCAAGAACGACTGCCCCGAGCCCTACCGCTGTCTCGATCTCTCGCAGTACCTCATCACCCTTCCGACCGCCTGCGTTAAGATGTGAGCGTTCGATGCTCCGCGTGCTGCCCAGGCTCCTCGTCGCCCTGCCCCTGCTCTCCTCCGTCGCGGAGGCTCAACCCGCGAGCCAGCCCGCGTCGGCGCCCGCCGTCGCCCCGGAGTCCGCGTCCAAGCGCGAGCTCGACCAGCTGCGGCGCGAGATGGAGGTCCTCCGGCGGCAGATCAAGGCCCTCGGGCGCAAGCAGACCGAGACCGAGGAACGGGTCGCCGCGAGCGAAGAGGCGCTGCTCGAGGGGGCCGACGACTCCCGGCGCGAGGAGAAGTTCTCCATCTACGGCTTCTTCGACGTGAGCTTTCACAAGACCTGGCTCCCCTCGGACTACGTCTACCGGGCCTTCACCGAAGAAGATCCGATGTTCGTCTTCGGCAACCTCAACATCTACTTCGACTTCAAGCCCATCCCCGACTGGCGCTTCCTCGCCGAGGTGCGCTTCCTGCTGAACCCCATCGGGGACACGTTCGCCTACGAGAGCGCGATCCTGGGCACGCAGTTCGAGCGGGCCCACACCCGGACGCGCGACCCGTCGGCCTTCAACCAGAACATCGACCTGGGCGGGATCCTCATCGAACGCGCCCAGGTCGAATGGAGCCGCATCGAGTGGTTCAACGTGACGGCCGGCCTCTTCCTCACCCCCTACGGCCTCTGGAACATCGATCACGGCTCACCGGCGCGCGTGGCGGCGAACGCTCCGATCATCTACAACTCGCTCTTTTCGGCCATGCCGGAGCGCCAGCTCGGGCTGAAGCTCTCGGGGCGCATCCCGGTCCCGGGCGTGGAACTGCGCTACGTGGCCACCGTCAGCAACGGTCGCGGGCCGGCGAACACGCTGAAGGACACCGACGTGGACAAGGCCTTCGGTGGACGCCTCGAGTTCTCCAAGTCGGGCAAGGGGTGGCGGCTCAAGCTCGGCGCCTCCGGCTACACGGGCCTCTACACCGATTTCAAGGAGGTCCTGCAGGTCCTGCCGACCCCCGAGCTCCAGCGCAAGACCACTGTCCGGTATCGCGAGACGGCGGTCGCCGGGGACCTCTCGCTCGAGCTCGGGCCGGTGACCTTCGTCAGCGAGGCCATGGCCAACTGGCGCAAGTACGAGGACAACCTCAGGCCCTCGATCCTGATCGGACCGGGGCGCGGGGGTCTCGCGGCCGATCGCGCGGCCTGGGGCTGGTACGGGACGCTGATCTATCAGCTTCCGATCCAGCGCGCGAACCTCCGCCTCTTCTCGGGGGTCTACTTCGTGGATTTCAACGACACCGTCGCGTTCGACAATCTCTTCGTCGTGAGCAGCGGCGTCAACTGGCGCATCGGCGGCGCCGTGTCGGTCAAGGTCCAGCACCAGTTCTGGACCTGGACCCGCCCGCAGCCGAGCTCGTTCATTCTCTTCAGCAACGACGAGGTGCTCGGTTTCGGCAACGGTGCGGTGAACCGCGTTATCACCCAATTAGCGGTCGCGTTCTAGAACGAGGACATGGGCAGGAGCTCGCTGGGTAGGGCGGGGGTGGGGGAGGCGCGCGACCGACGGTCGCGTGGGCGGTGGCTCTTGTCCGCCGTCCTGGTCGTCGCCGCCCTGGCCGGCCCCGCACGCACCGGGGGAGCACCCAAGCCCGGAGGCGCGCACCTCGCGGTGGTCGTACACCCCGTGAATCCGCTGAAGGAGCTCTCGCTCGCGCAGCTCAAGGACATCTTTCTGAAGACGCGCACGCAGTGGGGCCTCGACCGCGCCATCGTGGTCTTCAACGCCGAGCCGCTCTCGCCGCTGCGCCTCTCCTTCGACAAGCAGGTCCTGGGCCTCTCGGGGCAGGCGGCGGCGTCCTACTGGATCGACCGCCGCATCCGCGGACTCGGCATGCCCCCGAAGAGCGTGGGCGCTCCTTCGCTCCTCGTGCGCATCGTCGCGCGCCAGCGGGATGCCATCGGGTACGTGCCGCTCGACAAGGTCGCCGCCGGAGTGAAGGTCCTGCGCATCGAGGGGAAGGCGCCGGGGGAGCCGGGGTACGCCTTGCACCTCGAGGCGCGGCCGTGAGGTTTCGGCGACGGCTGGTTCTGATCCAGGTCGCGGGCGTGGGTGTCGTGGCCCTGGTGGTGAGCCTCTCTCACCGGCAGTTTCGACACGTGGCGGTGCCGCTGATGGAGCAGGGCCTGGCGGCGCAGACCCGTGCGTGCGTCCAGGCCCTGGCCTCCGTGGCGGACGTGGGTCTGGCCGCCGACGATCGAGCTCTGCTGCGCGCGCAGCTCCGGCTGTGCCAGGTGGACGAGCAGGCGAATCCGGACCTCGCCTTCGTCGCCATCCTGAACGCGCGGGGCGTTCCCCTGGTGCAGCTGGGCACCGTGCCGCGCGGCCTCCGGGTCACGAGCGTCCGCGGTCAGCCGGTGCTGGAGCGCTCCGCGCGGGCCTATCGCGCGCACGCCGGGGTGCTGCTCGAGGGCGTCCCGCTCGGCAGCGTATGGGCCGAGCTCCACACGGGGCGCGTCGAGGAGGCGCAGCGGCGCGCGGCGCTCCTCCGCACGGCGGCTCTCGCGTTCACCGCGGCCTCCGGGCTCGCGGCGGTGCTCTTCGCCCTCCACCTGGTCAAGCCGCTGCGACAGATGATCGCTTTCGTGCACCAGGTGGCGCGGGGCAATCTGGAGGCGCACCTCGCGGTCCGGGCGAGCGACGAGCTGGCCATTCTGGCCGTGGACCTGAACCGCATGACGGTGGAGCTCGCCCGGTCGCGCGAGCAGATGGTGCAGGCCTCGAAGATGGCCGCGGTGGGGCAGCTCGCCGGGGGCGTGGCGCACGAGATCAACAACCCCCTGGCGGTGATCCTGGGTTTCGCGCAGAGCGTCTGCCAGCGGCTCCCCGAGGACGACGCGCTCTCCTTGCCGCTTCGATCTATCGAGCGCGAGGCCAAGCGCTGCAAGGCGCTCGTGTCCGACCTGCTCGCCTTCTCGCGCAAGTCCACCGGGCTGCGACAGCCGACGCAGCTCTCGGCGCTCGTTGTCACGACGGCGAGCCTCATCGAGCATCAGGCCCGCCTTCAGGGGGTGCAGGTACGGCTCGACTGTCGGGAGGGATTGCCCGAGAGTCTCGTCGACGCCAACATGCTGCAACAGGTGCTGGTGAATCTCTGCAACAACGCGATCGACGCCATGCCGAGCGGGGGCGAGCTGACCCTGGCCACGCGGCAGACCCCGGCCGGCGACCTCGAGATCACGGTGCGCGATACGGGTGCGGGCATACCGCCGGAGATCCGTTCGCGCATCTTCGAGCCCTTCTTCACGACCAAGCCGGTGGGCAAGGGGACGGGGCTCGGCCTCGCTCTGGCCTACGAGATCGTGCAACAGCACGGGGGCCAGCTCGTCTGCGAGAGCGAGCTGGAGCGCGGGACGGCGATGATCGTGACTCTGCCGGCGCTTCGGAGTCCGGCATGAGAGACGGGCCTGCCGCAGACGCCGCGCCGCGCGCGCACCTCCTCGTCGTGGACGACGAGCGCGGGATCCGCGACCTGCTGGCCTACGAGCTCGGCTACCAGGGCTACGCGGTCGTCACGGCGGAGAACGGGGCGGAGGGGTTGGCCTGGGCCGATCGTCAGCACTTCGACCTCGCGCTCTGCGACGTCATGCTGCCCGGCACGACGGGGCCCGACATCTTGCGCGGTCTGCGGCAACGCCAGCCCGAGCTGCAGGTCGTGATGGTCACGGGCTACCCGAACAGCCAGGTGGCGCTCGAGTGCTTGCGCCTCGGCGCGTTCCATTACCTCGGTAAGCCGTTTCTGCACGACGAGCTGAGCCTCGTGCTGGCGCGAGCGCTCGAGCGCGCGGAGCTCGAGGCGGCGCTGCGCGTGCAAGCGGAGTGGGCGCGCATCGCGACGGCGCTCAGCCCGTGGGCTCGCGTGGAGCGCCTGGTGGACGAGGCGCCGCGGTGGCTGCACTCCGACGGGGTGGCGCTCGTGCGACCCGGGAGCGGCGGAACCTGGGAGCTCCTGAGGTCGGCCCCGAACGGACGGGGGCCCGAGCCCAGGCAGTGGCTCGGGCTGGCCGAGGCCACGGCG is a genomic window containing:
- a CDS encoding CehA/McbA family metallohydrolase translates to MKARRRTFALLLTVGAALGLLAAARGQRRPSPRPRMSPLARGPLPARALAPGEVQVGRYLSSQGLPLGPRTRGRPGDYFLRSSALVAVVRAEDGALVDLAPGPAFVDRIGWAQFRVCDSRGTHPIAVERYTLVREGRTELLLEGAVHGGPRLEVQLRFRLDGAQGILELETRLFNRGGTPRFDVELCDHLGLTNTPLQLPGLGELRPGGQFPRRAKARFAARTEGTEAFVLAQQGFAPLELAVDPAHPAGAFDPAIDVRYGKASLPPGGSLVRTRWLVAQTGALHEALATALRRAGRPTSSFQLDARALPEDGRVLVRRGGRPFLATRVRGRARVELPQDGASYVASALLPGAAEGSTVALSASREVRLKVPRRGALALRVVDERGEPLPAKVRLEGLGGTPDPDFGNAGGLTAGASIYSLGAREVRLAPGRYRATASRGPEYGVAQLAVQVRADGTTPLRLALRKLVPTPGWIAADLHVHSAASFDSPDGLDERLVSAAAVGLELLVATDHNTVTDYARLPDRARTAPWVQAVPGQEVTTEGYLFGHFNIWPLPDGRPLEWVHTRPAQLFAEARRRGPSVLVQVNHPRMGSIGYFDQLGLDPTTGRATSPEYRADFELLEVFNGDDLDQPAALERVVSDWFALLNLGRRYVATAGSDAHRLPVQDPGTPRTFIHWQLDAREDDDAVRARPAQVASALKAGRATLTSGPVVHFSVGGKPLGALVPLPKGGVPALVEIYAPPQQELQRAELVANGRIEQRFAMAAGRSLRLRQRLVLRPAKDTWYVLRVAGASADPTQRPRPVRPFALTNPIWVDADGDGRFTPPGS
- a CDS encoding HAMP domain-containing protein — encoded protein: MRFRRRLVLIQVAGVGVVALVVSLSHRQFRHVAVPLMEQGLAAQTRACVQALASVADVGLAADDRALLRAQLRLCQVDEQANPDLAFVAILNARGVPLVQLGTVPRGLRVTSVRGQPVLERSARAYRAHAGVLLEGVPLGSVWAELHTGRVEEAQRRAALLRTAALAFTAASGLAAVLFALHLVKPLRQMIAFVHQVARGNLEAHLAVRASDELAILAVDLNRMTVELARSREQMVQASKMAAVGQLAGGVAHEINNPLAVILGFAQSVCQRLPEDDALSLPLRSIEREAKRCKALVSDLLAFSRKSTGLRQPTQLSALVVTTASLIEHQARLQGVQVRLDCREGLPESLVDANMLQQVLVNLCNNAIDAMPSGGELTLATRQTPAGDLEITVRDTGAGIPPEIRSRIFEPFFTTKPVGKGTGLGLALAYEIVQQHGGQLVCESELERGTAMIVTLPALRSPA